Part of the Lotus japonicus ecotype B-129 chromosome 6, LjGifu_v1.2 genome, GAGAACATACATCACAACTATGATTCAGCATATCTGCCCAAGGAACCAAGGCAACCTTTCCATCCATTGAGGGCAAACGAACCTACATGgtaaaaagattatgaattaTATGTCCCGCCAGACTGCCATTTGTCTTAAATATGAAACAACAAaacgaagtctcattgaattaATTGATTGAAATGCCTACAGACACGAAGACAGAAAAACAAGAAAGATATTTTTCTATGAACCAAACATCGCAAATACAACTATTTACTCTCCCCTAAATTAGTGTTGAAATGTTGCGATTTTGAGAACTATGTTTTCTCAGACATGACACATTTCATCATTTGTTTAGTTTTGGACCTTAACTTTCTTTCAATATCAGCTCTGTTATGAATTCATATGTCATTACAAAGACAAGATGGAAATCCTTAGTAGCTAGACTTGTGTTTAACAGAAGAGGCGGCAAcataattttgtttcattttatcTACCACATTGACTCACCATGCGAGAGAAAAGAATGCCGAATGACCACTTGAAAGACTCCATGTTGAACACCTGAAAGTTACAAGTAACCGATTTAGATCATAATCACCTGACTGAAACAAGATGCTTAAAATGCAATAATATGTCAATGCAAAtatttacaaaagaaaatgacaaatAATATCTTGTTAGGAACTTTCAAAGCCATACTATGTATTGAAACCAATTGTCGCCAACATAATCAGGAAGAACCAAATTTAGAAATTAAAACAAAAGAACATGTAGTCCTACTACATGTCTGTGGCAATTCACTTTTCGTTTCTTTCTTCAAAAGTCTGGTTTTCATGAACTATTAACTTCATCCTGTACTCAATGGGAGGAATTTACCTCTTCAGGGAATAAATCAGtgtatttggaaaatattcTGAGCCTCAAATCATTGTATCTGGTGATGAAATGGGAAGTGTGTTAATTATAGCAAGAGACAGGATTATTCAATCAAGAAAGCTCATTAGATTGAGGCTATATACCAAAAAGAGAAATGAACAGACAATAAATCCCTGAAGAAATATAAGGTAGAAACAATTGGTCCATACGTTCCAATGACATTATTAATCCTCTCAATTGCTCTCTCCCTAATCGGAGAAGCTTCCAAGTAGCGATCCAGTTCTTCTTGTGACCTGAAACGACAGAAGTGAATATGAGTAGACCCTAAAAGTTTTTATGGAAATAATCGATTGGGAtattctgattgaggccaaaaTTAAGACAGGAAGAAAATAAAGGGGGAAAAATTAAGAAATCAGAAATCCAGAAGAATAATGCATAAATACTAAATACATGTCATGTTCTAGCTTCAAAATGAAATTATACTTTTAGAAGCCTTGTAATGcataaatattaaatacatGTCATGTTCTAATTTTATCTTTCACTTGTAGTAAGATAGCATATCAATCCCTAACTGCGATTCCCATCAATATTCATTTCTCTCATCCTTCTCAGACAATCTCTTACTAGACAATCTCTAAGAACAATTCTTTTACCAGTATAGAAGTGAGTAAGGTTGACGAGGCAAAGCTGATATATAATTTGACCATCTTGAAGATTTCATGAGGCTAGCTTCACTAATGAGGTAAGTTGCAAGCAGTGGCCAATCTGGCACTGAATTCTTTTTCAAAACTTCACCAGCTTCTAGGCAGCTCCACTCCTGACAACCAGAAAACATACAACACAATCCAAACAGAACCATAAAACACCAGACAAAAAAGTAACAAATACAAAATACAAATCAAGTTTGATGGTTCTTATCAAATTTTTGTGTGGACTGAATAATGTAATGCTGTTGACACAGACAGTACAGTAGATAACTACATATATAATTGACAGGCAATAAGCAAATTTCTTAAAGATATATTTTGAAGGAAAACACAAGGGAGTATAAATATTTTACTTCTACTAAATATTGTATAGTTAAATGAACTTTTAGAATGAAATCAATCGGTGTATGTTTGTATTTACGTTCAAATTTGCCAAAAGCACATTCACTCTAATGACACAAATACAAGAGACATGGATTGGCAAAAAGTACATTCAAACTGCATTGGAATGTGCGCTCAACACGTCCTTATGATAGGATATAGCAGAACTTAATACCCTTATGTTTTGTTCAACTTTTAAGCATATGTAAAGGAACTTTCTTGGATTGAATAACCAGTGGTGTTTAATGAACAGACTTTCATTTCAATGCATATAAAATGTCGCGTTCATTTCTAGAATTCTTTGGAACGCGTACCAACATCTATTCGCACTTATGACCAAAACAACATTTGGTACCTCACGACTTCCAATGCACATTCACCCAGGAGAATGAGtgtctgtttggttttcagtttgaaAGTACTTTCACCCAACGGAGGTCCAAAGCCTCTTTCAAGTTTGGTGCATTGGAACGTGTAATCTCGAATTCCATTGCCTCAAACGGACTtccaaactgaaaaccaaacatagGCTGAACTTGTTGGATTGGGCGAAcgtgctttcacattcacccgATAGAAATCCAAACAGAGCTATTTGTACTTatgctttttttcttcttttgatagaaaatgttagttattagtaatgttagtaaattagtcctctCAGGTTCGAACCTAAGACTtttcacccttcatctcacccaacaattatgtccctagctcttaccacttgagctatccttcagGGATATTTTTACTTATGCTAACAGATATATCTAAACATGGCTTAGATGGTGGCAATTCCAACATACTTTTCACTTAATATATTCCAATCTCACCtgtctattttatatttttatttatttatggttTGAATCAACCTATGTTAAgacaaaggaagaagaaagaaaggctTACAGAATCAGCAGTAATGACAAGTGAGGGAGGCACAAAGAGAAGCTTCTCCCCTTTCCTAACATTCTTCAATGCAACAAGTCCTCTCTCTCCCACATCCACTTTTTCTATACCCATCTTCTGCGGTGGAAGCCCTGACTGCGACAACCATTTCTGCAGAGCTGAAGCGTTCTCTACTGAATCCATATCACAACCCCAAGGAATGGCTGAGGTTCGGCTTCGTGTGGCACCATCTGTGCTTGCAGAGACTGAACATTGAACTTGGTGCTTGCGTGACACGGTGAGGTGACGGTGGCCTAGATGGGTTTTGTGAATTGTTGGAGTGAAGCTAGGAAGAAGAGTGGTGGTGTACATGATCCTTGAAGCTTCGACCATGGCTGTGAACGAATGCAGTGCACCTTATCTGATGAAACTTGATAGAACCGTTGCTATAGAGAAGGTGCTGCTTTGAGTAGTGGTAGAATCACCACGTGGTCCCAATCCCAATCCCAACATCATTATTTACtcatcaatatttatttttttcattcactttatttttatttttatttccattcactttatttatttatttttatctattctctttgtttttttaccgcaaaaagaaattttatttaatgaGGAAGCACATGAGAACAACTATTTCATACCTATAGCtgaagtggtaggagctgggagACATATAcattgggtagggggaggtccgAGGATCGAATCCCGGCGGGCGCAATTTATTTTTTCGATGTACCAACAAAGTAGGTAAATAACATAACAAAATCCACTCAACACAAGCAATTAGAGCCCACCTCTTGAAAGACGATTTATTAGGCATGATTGTATAAGCGTATACAATACATTTATGTTTATCCATCAATCCATTCTTATACGTTAAAATAATGGTTAATTTAATCCAGCCTACAGAGATGAAAATATGTCTGATAAGATTATGACATATAACCtactttaaaatatataatgcactaccactaccaccgcaaccaccacgctccaccatccccgcctccaccaccactcttcaccactatcaccaccgctttcatcatcgctgccaccacaaccaccaccatcctTCGCCACCTGAACTACCACCCTCCACTTCCACCATCGACGCCACCACTAGTAATGCCATGCCATCATCACTttacaccaccaccaccacccttcaccaATGCCACTACCACCCCCACCCTATCACATTCTTTaacagtatttttttttcgatctCTTCCAATTTTCGTAACACTTTTAGAAATAAATTCTTTTCGAATTTtctcaatattttttaaaaatacagATGTCATTAATCTCCCGATTAATGTCTTTGGAGAAAAATAGgagaacaaagaagaagaaaaaaagttgtTAGTGAAAGAAATGTATTTTCAACGACAATAAATATAGTTTATATTATAATGATATTTTTACTATAATTTGGTTAAAATTTGATACTTTTTCCGTTCTAAAAAGTTTGTAATTTTAGGTATGATTTCAATATCCCAAgtagtttgttgttttagaatgTCAATGCATTTTTCCCCTTCTTTTTTTTCCACATATTCccccatttaatacatttttttctcacttatcacctttcatattaactAACCACAACTCTTCTATATTAATTAccttcttctttatctaagtataatttaatagttgcatgTCATTATAGTAAagttaaataagggtaatctactcaaattatactatcaataactAATTTCTTACTCTTTGTACCACAATCTTAAATTACAAACTTTCTGAAACGGAAggagtactccctccgttcctatttaactatACACTATTTCTAGCTGAACTTTGAACTTTGTTTCTAATTATCTACCACTTTATaaagttcaagagagcattaattatactttaccaattgtacccttcatttattggtggtagaaaaattgaaaagttagaatcaATAATAGAGATAAAATGTATAATAGGAAGttagattgtaattttaataaaataataacatTAATTACTATTTCTTGCAACAACTTTAAAGTGTgagttaaataggaacagatGGAGATGGAGTAATTTTTATCACGTAATGTGTGAACTATTTATGTTGATAAATTCGTGTTTTTCAGCATTACCCCGATTGAATAGTAGTTtgacttgaaagttgaaactttgaaaaggaaaaaaaatgtttaagacAATGCTATccattcttatttcttagtcTTACAGTGACACAAGAATAGCCATACTTGCATAAGCTAGCAGCTGCAATATTCCATTCTTCACTTCGATTATGTTGCTAGCTAAACCCAACCTCATCTCTTGCAACTTCCCCACTCTCAATTCCAGAACCTCACTGCATCCCCACAACCCAAAACTGACCAGAGTTTCACTTTCACCACCAataccctcaccctcaccctcacgaTGTTGCTTCAAAGTACCTCTTCATGCCAAAACCAATTCCAATGCCCCATTTCCAGCATCAAGGAAAATGGGTCTTCTCCATGTTTGTCACACTTCCAAGAAAGAAACTGATATTGAGACCACGCAGGGAAGAGACTGGACAACCTCAATTTTGCTCTTTTTCTTATGGGCTGCTCTTATGTACTATGTTTTCTTTCTCTCCCCAGACCAGACCCCGGTATGTTGGTTTAGAACATCAGCAAAAATTTCATTCTGTTTCAATGATTAGTAGAATTACATTTAGTAATCTTAGCTTTatagtttattattattaagttTGTGAAAATGAATTTCAAAGTTTAAAAGAATGATTTTTGTTTGGATACTAAGATAGAATTACTTTTGAGCTGTAAATGTAAATATATTTTGCGGGTCTCACGCTTAGGCTGCAGTTGGAAAACTGATTTATGCAAGCTTACTATGAAAACAACTTATGACCTATCTATAAGATGTATTGAGTTTATTTTCACAAGCGACTCAGATTAGTTTACGAATAAGCG contains:
- the LOC130724614 gene encoding ribulose-1,5 bisphosphate carboxylase/oxygenase large subunit N-methyltransferase, chloroplastic, coding for MVEASRIMYTTTLLPSFTPTIHKTHLGHRHLTVSRKHQVQCSVSASTDGATRSRTSAIPWGCDMDSVENASALQKWLSQSGLPPQKMGIEKVDVGERGLVALKNVRKGEKLLFVPPSLVITADSEWSCLEAGEVLKKNSVPDWPLLATYLISEASLMKSSRWSNYISALPRQPYSLLYWSQEELDRYLEASPIRERAIERINNVIGTYNDLRLRIFSKYTDLFPEEVFNMESFKWSFGILFSRMVRLPSMDGKVALVPWADMLNHSCDVETFLDYDKQSKGIVFTTDRPYQPGEQVFISYGKKSNGELLLSYGFVTREGANPSDSVELSLSLKKSDGSYKEKLELLKKYGLSGSQCFPIRITGWPLELMAYAYLAVSPSSMRGQFEKMAAAASNKITSTKDFKYPEIEEQALQFILDSCESSISKYNKFLQASGSLDLDVTSPKQLNRRLFLKQLAVDLCTSERRILYRAQYILRRQLRDMRDGELRAFKLFDGVRNFFK